A genomic segment from Drosophila miranda strain MSH22 chromosome 3, D.miranda_PacBio2.1, whole genome shotgun sequence encodes:
- the LOC108157958 gene encoding venom serine protease 34 has product MCRLLALLLLLLLLLFHSAVALFEECNHQVTLSTGQKLLINSPYYPGLYPVGTSCRYSVEAPRDQVLQFKCELQLQTLSTDLQCRTEAFHFNSEGDEVLTSSEYFCGSGKFERKSFLNRAVISYISHGTAKPPPAVKLKDKLPVPATTTTTTESPQAEEEEEEEAEEEDEDLGNEVLNVLQDVGVSDALAYMASLLYDEPESNNDARHTPATVYLRLLPNRTSKTSAKRAKIVSSYPPPLAVGGGRFSCLVEALVPTCNCGWSRSPRIASPTSEEAVLHEFPPMAGVLTKKQGKVFCGAAIIHHRYLLSAAHCFLGPETGSAALLRVVVGEHDLSSIYETFFTRRYDLETLILHEQFSQTNGQLRNDIALLRTRLPIAWSQNVGPACLPLQPVSGGKKLPLSGHKVIAAGWGTTSYGGPQTHRLLKTTLDVISGQQCRETLTSSGVPPHTFCTYTPGRDTCQYDSGGALYERINGRLMAVGIVSFGHACATNQPSVNTRVASYIKWIRAKSPEVAYCTSRG; this is encoded by the exons ATGTGCCGACTGCTggcgctgttgctgttgctgttactGTTGCTGTTCCACTCCGCTGTGGCACTCTTCGAGGAGTGCAATCACCAGGTGACGCTGTCAACGGGCCAGAAGCTGCTCATCAACTCTCCCTATTATCCTGGCCTGTATCCGGTCGGCACTTCCTGCCGCTACTCGGTGGAGGCTCCCAGGGATCAGGTGCTGCAATTCAAGTGCGAACTGCAACTGCAAACG CTGTCCACGGACCTCCAGTGTCGAACGGAGGCGTTTCATTTCAATTCCGAGGGCGATGAGGTGTTAACAAGTTCCGAATACTTTTGTGGCAGCGGAAAATTCGAGCGCAAAAGTTTTCTCAATCGTGCCGTGATTTCCTACATTTCTCACGGAACGGCCAAGCCCCCGCCAGCCGTGAAGCTAAAGGATAAGCTTCCtgtgccagcaacaacaacaaccactaCAGAGTCGCCGCAAGctgaggaggaggaagaggaggaggcggaggaggaaGATGAGGACCTTGGCAACGAGGTGTTGAACGTACTGCAGGATGTAGGCGTCAGCGATGCCCTGGCCTACATGGCCTCCTTGCTCTACGACGAACCCGAGTCCAACAACGATGCTCGCCACACGCCGGCCACAGTTTACCTCCGCCTCTTGCCAAATCGCACCTCAAAGACTTCCGCAAAACGTGCCAAGATTGTGTCAAGTTATCCGCCCCCCTTGGCCGTCGGTGGCGGGCGTTTCTCCTGCCTCGTGGAGGCCCTTGTGCCCACGTGCAACTGCGGCTGGAGTCGGTCGCCCAGGATAGCCAGTCCCACCAGCGAGGAGGCCGTCCTGCACGAGTTTCCCCCGATGGCTGGCGTGCTGACGAAGAAGCAGGGAAAGGTCTTTTGCGGAGCAGCAATCA TTCATCATCGCTACTTGCTGTCGGCGGCCCATTGCTTTCTTGGCCCAGAGACGGGCAGCGCTGCCCTGCTGCGCGTGGTGGTGGGCGAGCACGATCTGTCCAGCATCTACGAGACGTTCTTCACCCGCCGCTACGACCTGGAGACCCTCATCCTGCACGAGCAGTTCAGCCAGACCAACGGGCAGCTGAGGAACGATATAGCTCTGCTGCGGACCCGTCTGCCCATTGCCTGGAGCCAGAATGTGGGACCGGCCTGTCTGCCGCTGCAGCCGGTGTCGGGCGGCAAGAAGCTGCCGTTATCGGGCCACAAGGTCATCGCCGCCGGCTGGGGCACCACCTCATACGGCGGGCCCCAGACCCATCGCCTGCTGAAGACCACCCTGGACGTGATCAGCGGCCAGCAGTGCCGGGAGACTCTCACCTCGTCCGGGGTCCCGCCGCACACATTCTGCACGTACACGCCCGGGCGCGACACGTGCCAGTACGACTCGGGCGGGGCCCTGTACGAGCGGATCAATGGCCGCCTGATGGCCGTCGGAATTGTGAGCTTCGGCCATGCCTGCGCCACCAACCAGCCATCGGTCAACACGCGAGTGGCCTCCTACATCAAGTGGATAAGGGCCAAGAGTCCCGAGGTGGCCTATTGTACGAGTAGGGGATAA
- the LOC108160366 gene encoding protein peanut — protein sequence MNSPRSNALNGGGSVGGGGAISALPSTLAQLALRDKQAASVTSNGSSESSVGRPAVQPPNVPWTVASTLGESTPSSAGAPSNGDSNKLTHDLQEKEVQKPAKPPLPVRQKPMEIAGYVGFANLPNQVYRKAVKRGFEFTLMVVGASGLGKSTLINSMFLSDIYNAEQYPGPSLRKKKTVAVEATKVMLKENGVNLTLTVVDTPGFGDAVDNSNCWVPILEYVDSKYEEYLTAESRVYRKTISDNRVHCCLYFIAPSGHGLLPLDIACMQSLSDKVNLVPVIAKADTMTPDEVHLFKKQILNEIAQHKIKIYDFPATIEDAAEESKTTQNLRSRVPFAVVGANTIIEQDGKKVRGRRYPWGLVEVENLTHCDFIALRNMVIRTHLQDLKDVTNNVHYENYRCRKLSELGLVDGKARLSNKNPLTQMEEEKREHEQKMKKMEAEMEQVFDMKVKEKMQKLKDSELELARRHEERKKALELQIRELDEKRREFEREKKEWEDINHVTLEEMKRRSLGANSSTDNVDGKKEKKKKGLF from the coding sequence ATGAATAGTCCTCGCTCAAACGCGCTCAATGGCGGCGGCAGCGTCGGCGGCGGCGGGGCAATCTCTGCCCTGCCCAGCACCCTGGCACAATTGGCGCTGCGCGACAAGCAGGCTGCCTCCGTTACCAGCAATGGCAGCAGTGAATCCTCCGTCGGTCGGCCGGCAGTGCAGCCCCCGAATGTGCCATGGACAGTCGCCAGCACGCTGGGCGAGTCCACACCCTCTTCGGCTGGAGCGCCCTCCAATGGTGATTCCAACAAACTGACCCACGATCTGCAGGAGAAGGAGGTCCAGAAGCCAGCTAAGCCGCCGCTGCCAGTGCGCCAGAAGCCCATGGAGATCGCCGGCTATGTGGGCTTTGCCAATCTTCCCAACCAGGTGTACCGCAAGGCGGTGAAGCGTGGCTTTGAGTTCACCCTGATGGTGGTGGGCGCCAGTGGATTGGGCAAGTCGACGCTCATCAACTCCATGTTTCTGTCCGACATCTACAATGCCGAGCAGTATCCGGGGCCCTCGCTGCGCAAGAAGAAAACGGTGGCCGTGGAGGCCACCAAAGTGATGCTCAAGGAGAACGGCGTCAACCTGACGCTGACCGTAGTAGACACACCCGGGTTCGGCGATGCCGTGGACAACAGCAACTGCTGGGTGCCCATTCTCGAGTACGTGGACAGTAAGTACGAGGAGTACCTGACGGCCGAGTCGCGGGTGTATCGCAAGACCATTTCCGACAACCGGGTGCACTGCTGCCTCTACTTCATAGCGCCATCGGGCCACGGCCTCCTGCCACTGGACATTGCCTGCATGCAGAGCCTGTCGGACAAGGTTAACCTGGTGCCGGTCATTGCCAAGGCCGACACCATGACGCCGGACGAGGTGCATCTGTTCAAGAAGCAGATACTCAACGAGATTGCTCAGCATAAGATTAAGATCTACGACTTTCCCGCCACGATCGAGGATGCGGCAGAGGAGTCGAAGACCACGCAGAACCTGCGTAGCCGTGTGCCATTTGCCGTTGTCGGAGCCAACACCATTATCGAGCAGGACGGGAAGAAGGTGCGCGGTCGGCGGTACCCCTGGGGCCTGGTGGAGGTGGAGAATCTTACACACTGCGACTTCATTGCCCTGAGGAACATGGTGATCCGGACGCATCTGCAGGACCTCAAGGACGTGACGAACAACGTGCACTACGAGAACTATCGCTGCCGCAAGCTGTCCGAGCTGGGCTTGGTCGATGGCAAGGCGCGGCTCTCGAACAAGAACCCCCTGACCCAGATGGAGGAGGAGAAGCGCGAGCACGAGCAGAAGATGAAGAAGATGGAGGCCGAAATGGAGCAGGTGTTCGACATGAAGGTCAAGGAGAAGATGCAGAAGCTCAAGGACTCCGAACTGGAGCTGGCCCGCCGCCACGAGGAGCGCAAGAAGGCCCTCGAGCTGCAGATTAGGGAGCTGGACGAGAAGCGGCGTGAGTTCGAGCGCGAGAAGAAGGAGTGGGAGGACATCAACCATGTGACGCTCGAGGAGATGAAGCGGCGCAGCCTGGGCGCCAACAGCAGCACCGACAACGTGGACGGTaagaaggagaagaaaaaGAAGGGTCTGTTCTAA